The following is a genomic window from Adhaeribacter radiodurans.
TTCTTTAAAGTCTGGACCCTCATCGGCCACCTGCAGGACTAACCAATCATGATCCTTATAAATGCATACGGCAATCTTACCGGGACCCGGTACTTGTTCAACGCTATACTTAACGGCATTCTCTACCAGTGGCTGTAGGATAAAGGAAGGCAGCTGTTCGTTCGGGCAGTCCGGAGCCATGGCCCAATGCGTTTGCAGCCGTTCCCCAAACCGGATTTGTTGTAGTTGCAAATAGGTTTGACTAATCTCTACTTCTTCCTGCACGGTATGAAAGGTGTTGCTGGTTTTGTTCAGCGTAAAGCGGAAGAACTTCGATAAAAGCAGCACCATTTGCTCGGCTTGCTCAGGAGCAGCATAGATGAGCCCGGCAATGGCATTGTGAACGTTATAGAGAAAATGGGGATTGATCTTCGCCCGCAGCATCTCTAGTTCGGTTTGCGTCTGGAGCTGCTTTAACTGCAGCAACTCAAATTGCTGTTTTTGGATTCTAACCTGAGTATGTTCTTTCCAAACTTCCTGCTGGTAGATGGGAATGCCGGTGACAAAGACAATAATGATGTTTAGAAAGTAAATATTCTGGTTATTCGTAAAGTGAAACTCCCGGTGAAATAGCACGACTTCCCGTAACCCGTGCGCTAGCTCCGTACCCAGAATAGCCGCGATTACTAATAACAGCATCATCACCAGGAGCCGGAGCGATTCTAATCGAATACCCCGCAGAACTACCTGTCTTTGGTAGATAAACAACATCATCAGGGAGCCAATAGAGACACTAGACAAGATGGAATTATATATAAGGATGACGTTCCGGTTGAGATTAGTGAAATAGAAATAGAAGCCGAAAGCGGTTCCGATGATCAAAGAAATGCCTACTACCTGGAGGATACGATTCATGTGCTATCGGCTAAATGGCTGAGTCAAGACTTTGATTCGGTAGCCGTATAATCCAGGTACCGGTAACAAGTAGCCCGGGAGATCCCCAGAATCTTGGCGATTTCCTCGGGTTTATTACCTGAGGCCAAAAGTACTTTGGCCGACTTGGCTTTTTCTTGGGCGGCCGGGGATAAACCAGCGGGCCTCCCTCCTGCTCTACCCCGAGATTTGGCCGCTACTAAGCCCGCTTTTGTGCGTTCCTTAATAATCTCTCGTTCGAACTCAGCCAGGGAAGCAAAGATGTTAAAGGTAAAGCGACCGGTGGAAGTAGCCGTGTTGATCCCATCCTGTAAACTCACAAAGTCTACTCCCCTTTTCTGAAACTCGGCTACCAGGTCAATCAAATCCCGCAAGGATCTACCCAACCGGTCCAGCTTCCAGACAACCACCGTATCACCAGACCGGAGTTGGCCCAGCAGCTTTGCCAGTTCGGGTCGTTCTTTGTTTTTCCCCGATTTCTTTTCTTGAAAGATGAGCTCACACCCTTGACCAGTCAAGGCATCTAATTGCAATTCTAATTTTTGATCCTGGGTACTCACCCGAGCGTAACCGATTTTCATAATTGTCTCACGAATGCCATCTCAAATATACAAAATTGTTTTTGATTGGTGAGATGGTCATTTGATACGGTTTTTAGCTGAAAAAAGCCTCTTTAGGGAGACTCTTATTTTGTCTCAAGAAACGGTCGTGGCTGTTGCACAACTACCTTTTCAGCTGTGCCGATTTCCTTGTTCGAACTTATTTTCGCCCTTATAGTGCTCTCTAAGTTGAAAACTGCTTAGTAAGAGCAAAAGAATAGCGGATAAAAGCAGATTCTTGCTCTTTTTGGAGCGCAATGGCTTGGCTTACCACTTTCACCGGCTTAAACTTCAGATATTTTTTTAAGTTAAAAGCACAAGCAGCCAGCAGCATCACTTTGTGAGCCCCAGCTTTCCCGCGCACCCCTATTTTCCGGAGCCCATAGTGCTGAATCAAACTGCCAAAAACCGGCTCTACCGTGCTGTGTCGGAGCCGCTTCATGCGTTTGCCTTTTCTACTTTGTTGCCTGGCCAGAGCCCGCCGATACTCCGGATCGTAAGCGGTTCGCGTGATTTGCCGACATTGGCTTTTGGGAACACACGTTGGTTTTAAAGAACACTGTTTACAGTCCTGGTAAGTAGCCCGGTAGATTTTTAGTAACCCTCCCTCCGCATTGGTGTCATAGGTCTTAAAGGCGAGTACCTTCCCGGCCAGACAGGTGAAATGGTCTGCTTGTTGGTCGTAGGGAAAACCTGCTATCTCCGGTTTGTACTGACCAAATACAGGTATCCAGCCCGTTATCTTTCTTTGCTCTAAGAAGGCATAGTTACTTCCGTTAGAATAACCACCATCGGCTAGTAGTTCTGCTAAATGCAGATCATTATCTAATAGCCGTCGTTGCAATCTACAGGTAATAGCGGGCAGATATTGGCTGTCCCGGCCATCCGCAAAGTCCGCTTGCACGTGACTGATGACGCCTGTGGCCGTATCCACCGCCAGACTACAATGATAATTGAGTTGTCGGGCTTTGCCTGGTTTGACCGATATACGGGCATCCGGATCCGCTGGGCTGTAGTGCGTCTTATTACTGACCAGGCGTGCTTTCTCGTGATGGCCCCCTAAGCCTTTAGGAGTTTCTCTTAGATGATCCTGGTGCTTTTCTAACTTTCTTAACTGATGCTCGGGTGCCGAAACAAATTGCTCGGGCTTCCTGGTGGTATTTTGGCTTGGTCCATTGGTAGTAGGGGCATTTACTACCAGGTGCATTTCTAACGTTTCAGTGGGTTGTTTTAAAAGCAAGCTGTCCATGGAAGCATTCGCCTTAATAGGTGCGGAATCGATAGCATGCTGATGACCAGCAACCATGCCTTTCTCGACACATAAACGGAAAACTTGATCAAACAACGATTCGAACAAGGCCTCGGGGTAAAGCTGGCGGGTACGACTCACCGTGGAATGCCAGGGTAAG
Proteins encoded in this region:
- a CDS encoding recombinase family protein; this translates as MKIGYARVSTQDQKLELQLDALTGQGCELIFQEKKSGKNKERPELAKLLGQLRSGDTVVVWKLDRLGRSLRDLIDLVAEFQKRGVDFVSLQDGINTATSTGRFTFNIFASLAEFEREIIKERTKAGLVAAKSRGRAGGRPAGLSPAAQEKAKSAKVLLASGNKPEEIAKILGISRATCYRYLDYTATESKS
- a CDS encoding sensor histidine kinase, whose protein sequence is MNRILQVVGISLIIGTAFGFYFYFTNLNRNVILIYNSILSSVSIGSLMMLFIYQRQVVLRGIRLESLRLLVMMLLLVIAAILGTELAHGLREVVLFHREFHFTNNQNIYFLNIIIVFVTGIPIYQQEVWKEHTQVRIQKQQFELLQLKQLQTQTELEMLRAKINPHFLYNVHNAIAGLIYAAPEQAEQMVLLLSKFFRFTLNKTSNTFHTVQEEVEISQTYLQLQQIRFGERLQTHWAMAPDCPNEQLPSFILQPLVENAVKYSVEQVPGPGKIAVCIYKDHDWLVLQVADEGPDFKEPLPYGFGLQSILDKLNLLYPDQYTFTLHHHPHKYVQIRLYSPAN
- a CDS encoding IS1182 family transposase; this translates as MQGKKVVEDEKVLLFSLSAHVPEHNFYRQLKQQLNLDFLYELTQPYYGRCGQQSIDPVVFLKLCLVGYLENITSDRKLIEHCSLRLDLLYFLDYQLDEPLPWHSTVSRTRQLYPEALFESLFDQVFRLCVEKGMVAGHQHAIDSAPIKANASMDSLLLKQPTETLEMHLVVNAPTTNGPSQNTTRKPEQFVSAPEHQLRKLEKHQDHLRETPKGLGGHHEKARLVSNKTHYSPADPDARISVKPGKARQLNYHCSLAVDTATGVISHVQADFADGRDSQYLPAITCRLQRRLLDNDLHLAELLADGGYSNGSNYAFLEQRKITGWIPVFGQYKPEIAGFPYDQQADHFTCLAGKVLAFKTYDTNAEGGLLKIYRATYQDCKQCSLKPTCVPKSQCRQITRTAYDPEYRRALARQQSRKGKRMKRLRHSTVEPVFGSLIQHYGLRKIGVRGKAGAHKVMLLAACAFNLKKYLKFKPVKVVSQAIALQKEQESAFIRYSFALTKQFST